The following proteins are encoded in a genomic region of Dioscorea cayenensis subsp. rotundata cultivar TDr96_F1 chromosome 8, TDr96_F1_v2_PseudoChromosome.rev07_lg8_w22 25.fasta, whole genome shotgun sequence:
- the LOC120266828 gene encoding uncharacterized protein LOC120266828 — translation METKEEEDASLVEEREAKVVPLLYPGVHIKRKAWFLKPIANTMDDGLPETPVTHPPHYKAPTFTFEEPHHVKLEGWVNPQALWVKWVSKLQPRYGDSWRKAGIFDAIQVSTYKIKKSLSLVLGVAAFWCQETNTFLFPWGEATLTLEDVMVLGCFSVLGEPVQGEPLPGERAEFEFQMIQELRNFNQSSYKKAHQSAWVKHYYSQGNGGELEHIAFLAFWLSRFVLPVHPVDTVRRSVIPIAIRLAQETRISFAPAVLASLYHDLGMVKNYFLANGQRRQSPLVLVANFKILHLWVWERFVPLRPGPQNFVDFNTPRAARWNGLDKKLEISYVRTVIEEGGQFQWRPYPMVSVDEGKWFTGCVDEDDELRSFARCLRMCELVGIDCIEKYFPNRVAMQFGLDQDIPMHALNENAATFAVEKAARFYVSPLCFEPSKTCRYLEFWRKFKVLFSGVVEFDEKPGNSKKSFKKFLRELHAVKKKRKRMVNGKKQRDGDSYDIKLFDWLSLNKRTSSKKIKPLDGHSISAPSNIKVNGLCLTDEMRRAKKILLKKKKKKKKRLSYLDEAKNKSEVFTQTEEGETRQSRELAQSEINDKENMNGELINSSSVIEEFEAAFESQLAKIQINETVNSVNSIRKESELAMQIRKLKEEIAVIEARVMSLESLRDGNPCSVMPSSSVCISGKDKS, via the coding sequence ATGGAAACAAAGGAAGAGGAGGATGCCAGCTTGgtggaagaaagagaagcaaaGGTGGTGCCTTTACTTTATCCAGGGGTTCACATCAAGAGAAAAGCATGGTTTCTGAAGCCCATTGCAAACACCATGGATGATGGACTCCCTGAAACTCCAGTAACTCATCCTCCGCACTATAAAGCTCCCACCTTTACCTTTGAAGAACCCCACCATGTTAAACTTGAAGGGTGGGTGAACCCACAGGCACTGTGGGTGAAGTGGGTGAGCAAGCTTCAACCACGTTATGGTGATTCATGGAGGAAAGCTGGCATCTTTGATGCAATCCAGGTCTCCACttacaaaatcaagaaaagccTTTCTTTGGTTCTTGGAGTTGCTGCTTTCTGGTGCCAAGAAACCAATACATTTCTCTTCCCTTGGGGTGAGGCCACTCTCACACTGGAGGATGTCATGGTGCTTGGATGTTTTTCAGTTCTCGGTGAGCCAGTGCAAGGGGAACCTCTTCCTGGTGAGCGAGCAGAGTTTGAATTTCAAATGATTCAAGAGCTGAGAAATTTCAACCAGTCTTCTTACAAGAAAGCACATCAGTCAGCATGGGTGAAGCACTATTACTCTCAAGGTAATGGAGGTGAGTTGGAGCACATTGCTTTCTTGGCATTTTGGTTGTCTAGATTTGTTCTTCCTGTTCATCCTGTAGATACAGTGAGACGCAGTGTGATACCTATTGCCATTAGATTGGCTCAGGAAACAAGGATATCTTTTGCACCTGCGGTACTTGCAAGTCTTTACCATGATTTGGGAATGGTTAAGAACTATTTCCTTGCTAATGGCCAGAGAAGGCAATCTCCTTTGGTTTTGGTGGCTAATTTCAAGATACTGCATCTGTGGGTGTGGGAGAGGTTTGTTCCACTAAGACCAGGGCCTCAGAATTTTGTCGATTTTAATACTCCTAGAGCTGCAAGATGGAATGGACTTGATAAGAAATTAGAGATTTCATATGTGAGAACAGTGATTGAGGAGGGTGGGCAATTTCAATGGCGCCCTTATCCTATGGTTAGTGTGGATGAAGGGAAATGGTTTACTGGTTGTgtggatgaagatgatgaactgAGATCGTTTGCTCGGTGTTTGAGAATGTGTGAGCTTGTTGGGATCGATTGCATTGAGAAGTACTTTCCGAACAGAGTGGCAATGCAATTTGGATTAGATCAAGATATTCCCATGCATGCGCTGAATGAGAATGCAGCTACCTTTGCTGTAGAAAAAGCTGCAAGGTTCTATGTCTCGCCGCTGTGCTTTGAACCTTCTAAAACCTGCCGATATCTtgaattttggaggaaattcaAGGTGTTATTTAGTGGTGTAGTTGAATTTGATGAGAAACCGGGAAATTCTAAgaagagttttaaaaaatttctgaGGGAGCTGCATGCAgttaagaagaagaggaagaggatggTTAATGGGAAGAAACAGAGAGATGGAGATTCTTATGATATTAAACTTTTCGATTGGCTTTCTCTGAACAAGCGTACTTCGAGCAAGAAGATTAAGCCACTTGATGGTCATTCTATTTCTGCTCCTTCGAATATCAAGGTGAATGGTTTATGTTTAACTGATGAAATGAGAAGAGCTAAGAAAATTTTactgaaaaagaagaagaagaagaagaagagactcTCATATCTTGATGAAGCTAAGAACAAGAGTGAGGTATTTACACAAACAGAAGAAGGAGAAACAAGGCAAAGTAGAGAACTTGCTCAATCTGAGATTAATGATAAAGAGAACATGAATGGAGAATTAATTAACAGTTCATCAGTAATTGAGGAATTTGAAGCAGCATTTGAGTCTCAACTGGCTAAAATCCAGATAAATGAAACTGTGAACAGTGTGAATTCAATCAGGAAAGAATCAGAACTTGCAATGCAG